The Streptomyces griseiscabiei genome includes a window with the following:
- a CDS encoding DUF6422 family protein — MTNLDEPTAAGVRSGTGWEAYCPEEDHAPDGTVYGTREDADRAAVAHNAEFAPPHHARARVHIPDFDERLKALSDEQSEALEQAALVVVGARHEAAAMLTRVGAARFADDWFGSRCRTCGCSEYVGDAAKCGRSGCRHSAARHAT, encoded by the coding sequence ATGACGAACCTTGACGAGCCGACGGCCGCGGGCGTACGGAGCGGGACCGGATGGGAGGCGTACTGCCCGGAGGAGGACCACGCACCGGACGGCACCGTGTACGGCACCCGCGAGGACGCCGACCGGGCCGCTGTCGCGCACAATGCGGAATTCGCTCCGCCGCATCACGCTCGGGCGCGGGTGCACATCCCCGACTTCGACGAGCGTCTGAAGGCGCTCAGCGACGAGCAGTCCGAGGCGCTGGAGCAGGCCGCGCTCGTGGTCGTCGGCGCGCGCCATGAAGCCGCCGCCATGTTGACGCGGGTCGGAGCGGCGCGTTTCGCCGACGACTGGTTCGGGAGCCGGTGCCGTACGTGCGGGTGCTCGGAATACGTGGGCGACGCCGCGAAGTGCGGCAGGAGCGGCTGCCGGCACTCGGCGGCGCGGCACGCGACCTGA